A portion of the Corticium candelabrum chromosome 5, ooCorCand1.1, whole genome shotgun sequence genome contains these proteins:
- the LOC134180524 gene encoding CDGSH iron-sulfur domain-containing protein 2 homolog A-like, with product MNTIHDFVRVHLPNYFRSIPVPKDVSGLTNLSGSECLRLMAFFLLVFMILYSLIRTIFFSSASSSKQPPKTLEKLDDRVVNLTILKEKEKVATAKDIEDLDEKQAFCRCWRSAKFPMCDGTHNKHNKETGDNVGPLVLSRRDKAPESKKDD from the exons ATGAACACAATTCACGACTTCGTTCGCGTGCATCTTCCCAACTATTTCAGGTCTATTCCTGTTCCTAAGGATGTCTCCGGGCTTACGAATCTTTCAGGATCAGAGTGTCTTCGGCTGATGGCCTTCTTTCTCCTCGTCTTCATGATCCTCTACTCGCTGATCCGCACTATCTTCTTTAGCTCTGCCTCTTCTTCTAAACAACCGCCTAAGACGTTGGAAAAGCTGGACGATCGGGTCGTCAATTTGACAATTTTgaaagaaaaagagaaagTGGCGACTGCCAAAGACATCGAAGATCTGGATGAGAAACAAGCTTTTTGTCGATGCTGGCGATCAGCCAAA ttTCCAATGTGCGATggcacacacaacaaacacaacaaagagACTGGAGACAACGTTGGTCCTCTAGTTCTTTCAAGAAGAGACAAAGCTCCGGAGAGCAAGAAGGATGACTGA
- the LOC134180523 gene encoding tubulin delta chain-like: MATVSLLVGQCGNQLGTKFLDTLFTSLDKDNAVECKTSTFFDDEDGHVPSARAIRIDMEKKAIIHAEQEVKRGGKWKFPRALKFSKRSGSGNNWAQGYVGYSTTDKDSLHDILQRQVEKCDMLDGFLMISGLAGGTGSGLGVAISEQVRDEYQHASLMHQTVWPYSSGEVIVQDYNAVLTLSHLYELSDGIAILENDQLHRICNHRLGIENVGINEINTVAAHILSSVWKPVSKDMPLHRLVVDIPYYLCSHPAFKLFQFKTAPIIRPTSLSHTVTAWPGLLKRIYQMLITNTVVDEEIDWSTTLSASFPPEDHAHKPVKTLQNMLILRGKDVHQVDTSTLADPRLYVQQSSSPRLHVLRDRRTFLGYDKCATLLSNSQGSINGLDNIVRRSWRMFTSHAYLHQYETYGVTRDDFEASFLQLEQVMHDYRKLSET; encoded by the coding sequence ATGGCAACTGTTTCCTTACTGGTAGGTCAGTGTGGGAACCAACTTGGAACGAAGTTTCTAGACACTCTGTTTACAAGCCTTGACAAGGACAACGCAGTGGAATGCAAGACCAGTACGTTCTTTGATGATGAAGACGGTCACGTTCCATCTGCACGAGCAATCAGAATCGATATGGAGAAGAAAGCGATCATTCATGCTGAGCAGGAGGTGAAACGAGGTGGGAAGTGGAAATTTCCTCGAGCACTCAAATTCAGCAAAAGATCTGGATCAGGAAATAATTGGGCTCAGGGTTATGTTGGCTATTCCACGACAGACAAGGACTCATTACATGATATCTTGCAACGGCAGGTGGAGAAGTGTGACATGTTGGATGGGTTCTTGATGATCTCAGGTCTTGCAGGAGGAACGGGGTCGGGTTTAGGGGTGGCAATCAGTGAACAAGTTCGAGACGAATATCAACATGCATCTCTAATGCATCAGACAGTGTGGCCGTATTCATCAGGTGAGGTCATCGTGCAGGATTACAATGCAGTCTTGACCCTTTCTCATCTCTACGAGTTGTCTGATGGCATCGCAATATTAGAAAACGATCAGCTTCATAGAATCTGCAATCACCGGCTGGGTATAGAAAATGTTGGTATTAATGAGATCAACACAGTGGCCGCTCACATTTTATCATCAGTGTGGAAGCCCGTATCAAAGGACATGCCGTTACATCGTCTGGTCGTCGACATTCCTTATTATTTGTGCAGCCATCCAGCATTCAAACTTTTTCAATTTAAAACTGCCCCTATTATTAGACCTACTTCTCTTAGCCACACGGTGACAGCATGGCCTGGACTGTTGAAACGTATATATCAAATGCTGATTACAAACACAGTCGTTGACGAGGAGATTGACTGGTCGACGACATTGTCTGCATCATTTCCACCAGAAGATCATGCACACAAACCGGTGAAAACCCTTCAAAACATGCTGATTCTACGAGGTAAAGATGTTCATCAGGTTGATACCTCAACCCTCGCAGATCCAAGGCTCTATGTTCAACAGTCTTCATCACCTCGACTTCACGTTTTACGAGACAGGAGAACGTTTCTGGGTTATGACAAATGTGCTACGCTCTTGTCCAACAGTCAGGGTAGCATCAACGGGCTAGACAACATTGTACGCAGATCGTGGAGGATGTTTACCTCGCACGCGTATCTCCATCAATACGAGACTTACGGAGTTACGAGAGATGACTTTGAGGCAAGCTTTCTACAATTAGAACAAGTGATGCATGATTATCGTAAACTGTCGGAAACTTGA